A stretch of DNA from Prochlorococcus marinus str. SB:
GCTATACAGGAAAAATATAGTAAAATTCATATTGCTACTCATGCTGAATTTAAACCAGGAGGACCTAAATCTTCACAATTATTTTCTGGAACTAATCCAATTAGTTTAGATAAGTTTTCAATTTTGAGGAAAGGAAGAATTGATAACCCACTTGATTTAATTGTATTAAGTGCTTGTAGAACAGCAGTTGGTGATCAAGAAACGGAATTAGGTTTTAGTGGTCTCGCTCTTCAGTCAGGGAGCAAAAGTGCTATTGGAACTTTATGGTACGTAGATGATGTTATGACCTCCGCATATTTCATTCAGATGTACAATTTTCTTGATCAGGGAATACCAAAAGCAGAAGCGATGCAAATGACAAGAAAGGCGTTTATTCAAGAAAAAATAAGATTAGAAAATGATTCTCTTATTGGCATTGATGATAAAATACTTCTATCTGATTTAAATAATTCACAAAAAAGAATAGTTAGAAATGGCTTAAGTAATGCTTTCTTTTGGGCTGGCATTCAACTAATGGGCTCTCCTTGGTAAGTCCTGCGTCACATTATTTTGGAAACTTAAAAATGAAAAATTTATTAATTCCATTTTTTTTCTTAACGACTATCATTTCCCCTACAAATTTGTTTTCACAAGATCAAATAAATATTGGTTCAGCATTCCCTGGAAGGAGATTAGGAGGAGGAACTCGAGGAGAATGTAGTGCAAGAAAAATAATGCATTTAGTTCCTGAAAATAATATTCTCTTTCATAATTCCAAAGGACAAATTGCTTTAATAATAGGACCTTCAAGTTCTCCAAAGGATGTCAAAATTGCTTTTAAACCATATTCTTCTCCAGACGGAACCTATAACGGCCCTCCTCCAGAAATTGATGACCTATTTATTTCGAATTCATCAGAAAAAATAATATTTTTAAATATTCCAAAGAAGCAATTCCCTTTTACTTGGGAGTCAGCATTTGAATGTAGTGATGATAATGAAGATAGTTTTGATGGCTTTGGGTTTAATTTCATACAAGATAATTCTCCACCTGCAATATCATTAATCGCTCCAGAATCATTTGAGAAGAGTAACAATAGTGAAGATAAAATTTCATGGTTGTCAAAATATTGTGGTAAAAATATTTCTCAACAAGAACTTAATAAAAAATTTAAAATTAATGAGTTATTTGATGAAAGTTGGTCGGAAGAGATTTCCGTTGATTGTCCAATTTTTTAATAATAAAAAATTTATGTCTATAAAAAATGTTTAAAAATTTTTTAAAAAAAATAATAGATAGTTCTTTTTATATTTTTGCTTTAGGTGGATGTACTTTTATTGGTTTAAGTGGAGTTTCTCAAAATATAGACTTATTAATTTTTGATAGTCTAAAAACTAGATTTCCTAAAAAATATTTATACGATTCACCATCGGTAGTAGTTGGAGTTTCTGAAAGTGATATAGAGAAATATGGTTGGCCAATTGATGATAAATATCTTTTAAATACAATTCAAAAACTAGATAAAGCAGATTCTTCAGCAATAGTTCTAGATTTATATAGAAATGTAGGAGTTGGAAAAGGAGCTAAATCATTGGCTAATTATTCCATATCAAATAAAAAAGTAATTAGTATTTTCAATGTTGCAGAAGGAATCTCATCAATACCTGATTTCCCCTTAGAAAGAATTGCTTTTAATGATATGCCAATAGATATAGATAACGTTGTTAGAAGAGATTTAGTGGGTGTTAATAGAAGAAAATTTAAATTAGGAAAAGAGTTTGTAAGTGTGCCTATGAGAATGTTAGAAATACATCAATCCTTGAATAAAAAGATTTTTAATTTAGATGAAAAATTTTATAAAAATGAAATTTCTGTAATCCAAAATTATTCGGGAGGATATACCAATGTTGATTCAAATGGTTTTCAGATATTTATAAATTATCCCGAAAAAAACTATATTCCTGTATACAGTTTGAGTGAAATCTTAGAAGATAAAATTTCTATAGAAAAATTAAAAAATAAGATGGTTGTTATAGGTGCCACTGCACCTTCTTTAAAAGATGTTTTTGCTATACCCTCAAGCAGATTTGAAACAGATAGTAAAAGCCTATTAATAAGTGGTGCTGAAATTCACGCCCATAGGGCTAATCAATTACTAGCACTTCAAAATGATTTACCACTAAAAATAAAAACAATAAATCCTTTTTTTGAGCTTATAGGGATTATCTTTTTTGTTTTTCTTTTAAGTATTTTTATAGAAAAAACAAAGAAAATAAGTATTGGATTAATTGTATTTGTATCAGCTTTAGGATTTTTATCTTTAGCTGTTTATTTAGCATTCATAAGTGGATATTGGATTGAATTTGCAATGCCTGTAATTGGAGCAATAACTTTTTCAAGTGTATCTTGGCTTAAAAAAGCATCTGAACAGCAGAAGCAAAAAGCTTTAATGCAAAAGTTATTAGGTCAAACAACATCTCCAGAAGTAGCCAAGGAATTATGGAATCAGAAAGATTCTTTACTAGAAAATGGAAGATTTCCTGGAACTGAACTTCCAGTGACAATATTATTTAGCGACACAGTAAGTTTTAGTTCTGTTTCAGAGAATATGAATCCTACTGAATTATTGGATTGGTTAAATCGAGGTATGGAAAAATTTGTAAAGATTATTTCTGAAAATGGTGGCATGGTAAATAAATTCACAGGTGATGGTTTTCTTGCTGTATTTGGTGCTCCGGTTAAAAAAAATTATGAGCAATCATCTAATGAAGCAATTAAAACTGCAATGGAAATTAGAAATGCCATTGAAAAACTTAAGGATGATTTAGAGGCTGAGGGACTACCTTTAATAAAATTACGAATTGGAATTCATAGTGGGAAAATTATTACAGGATCAATGGGAGGTTCTGAAAAAATTGAGTATGCTCTGATTGGCGATAGTGTAAACGTTGCTGCAAGGTTGGAATCTTTGAATAAAGATAATATGAAAAATAATTGTAGAATTTTAGTTTCTAAAGAAAGTCTTAATTACGCTAATGGTTCAGAATATAAGTTAGAGGAGTGGGGACCTTGTAAAGTAAAAGGTAGAGAAAGTTTAGTAGAAGTTTTTGAGATACTTTAGAGAAAATAGTTAAGCTATTTTTTATTTGATCTAATTAACTTCTCACATAAATTTCTGGCTATAAGAGAATTTATCTTTTCAAATAATTCAGGCTTTTTAATTTTTAAATTTTCAAGGGTAGCCTTACTCCAACTGATAGCAAAGATATTATTAGAAATTACATTGGCTGATGTTTTATCCCCTGTAATAAAAGAAAATTCTGAAATCCAATCTCCTTTCTTTAGTTTTGCGACCTCCACGTCATTTTCTATTGTTATGGAAGCTTCACCATCTACTACAAATGCGAGATTCTCAAATTCGCTATTTTTACTAACAAGTTTCAAAGACTTTTTGTTTTTATGTTTAATAATATCTCCAAATTTAAGCATGTTTTTAAATTCAAATGGCAGAAATAAGAAAAAGTAATTTTTATATGTATCTCTCCAACCTATTGGTACGCATCTTATAGATCTTGAATAATAAAAAAGAGAAATCATATAAATATTTAAGGAAAAATGAAGTATTGCTAGTAATAAAATAGAAACGTTCTCAGCTGTTCCAAGTCCAACCCAATAACAAAAAAAGAAATTCGCTATCGAGAGCGCTACTATAATAAACCTTAAAATTATGAGAGAGGAACAAATGAAAGAAAGACCTTCTATAGTTCCCAAAATAGCTTCTACCCAATCTGGAGTTAATACAAAATTAATCATGATTTTAAGTAATTAATCTTTCTATTTATTAGTACTTATATTCTGTCAAATAATAATTAATACCTAAAAAATAAGATAAATTTATTGTTGAATTACCATATAATAGTTTTTTGAAAATTTAATGATTATGATATTTATAGTTTAAAAAAAATTTTGGCTAATCTAGAAAACAAAATAAAAAAGCTTAAGTTTGACAATAATGAATATAACTTTGATGATTTACCGGAAAATGCAAAGTCACTTTTAAATGGGCTTCAAACTGTAGATCTTCAATTAAAGATGTATGGAGATACAATAAATCTTTTGAAGGTAAGTAAAAATTCTATGCTCAATGATATGAAAAATATCCTTAAAGATATACAACCAATAGATTGAAATTCAATCTATTTATTTAATCAATAATGTTTTCCAATTTATTAAAAAGAAATAGCTTATCAAATTGGAATTCAAAGAACGATATTATATTTGCAAAAACCTTAAATGAAGAGTCTGAATGGATAATTACATCAAAATCATTAATTAATTATTTTAAGAATACTGTTGGTAGAAAATTTTATGCGAACACTTTAATAGATGCAATAAATAATCTTTTAGAAGAAGATGAACCAAAGAGAATCAATATTGTTGCTCATGGAAGTCCCGGTTTTATTGATATTGGTAATGGATATAATTCTTTAACTTTGGAGAAAGAACTTTCTTTATTAAAAAACTCTAGAAAATTAAATGAACATGAAATAAATCTTTGGAGCTGTTATGGCGGCTCCGTTAATGGCATTAGAGATAGTTTAGAAAGATGCCTGAATCTAAAAGTTAATGCAATTAATGGACTATTAGGTAAAGGTAAAAGTTTAGAAGGAATAACGCATTCAAAATTAACTAAACTTACAAGTAATTTACCTGAGTATTTAACTAATGGTTTATATCAATACATAACTAGAAACTATACTCTTTCCAATAGCTCTTCAGGGATTCCCGGTGATGACAGTAGCGTTCTTGGAACACCTATTACTTACACGAAGTCTATAAATGAAAACAATACTACCTTTGCCAACAATTATAGCCCGGCGCTCATTGACTATTTTCGTATACGTTGGGAGACTTATATAAGAATTCCAGAAACTGGAACTTATATCTTTAGTACTTCTACCGATGATGGACAAATACTTAAAGTTTATGAAAATAATCAAAGCGGAACGCTTCTACGTTCTTTCACTGACTGGAATCTTCACGGAACCCAAACTAGATCTACTAGTTCGATTTCACTTACTGCAGGAGATGTAGTATTTCTTAGATTTGATTTTTTTGAAAATAGGGGAGGGGCGACTGCAA
This window harbors:
- a CDS encoding CHASE2 domain-containing protein, which gives rise to MFKNFLKKIIDSSFYIFALGGCTFIGLSGVSQNIDLLIFDSLKTRFPKKYLYDSPSVVVGVSESDIEKYGWPIDDKYLLNTIQKLDKADSSAIVLDLYRNVGVGKGAKSLANYSISNKKVISIFNVAEGISSIPDFPLERIAFNDMPIDIDNVVRRDLVGVNRRKFKLGKEFVSVPMRMLEIHQSLNKKIFNLDEKFYKNEISVIQNYSGGYTNVDSNGFQIFINYPEKNYIPVYSLSEILEDKISIEKLKNKMVVIGATAPSLKDVFAIPSSRFETDSKSLLISGAEIHAHRANQLLALQNDLPLKIKTINPFFELIGIIFFVFLLSIFIEKTKKISIGLIVFVSALGFLSLAVYLAFISGYWIEFAMPVIGAITFSSVSWLKKASEQQKQKALMQKLLGQTTSPEVAKELWNQKDSLLENGRFPGTELPVTILFSDTVSFSSVSENMNPTELLDWLNRGMEKFVKIISENGGMVNKFTGDGFLAVFGAPVKKNYEQSSNEAIKTAMEIRNAIEKLKDDLEAEGLPLIKLRIGIHSGKIITGSMGGSEKIEYALIGDSVNVAARLESLNKDNMKNNCRILVSKESLNYANGSEYKLEEWGPCKVKGRESLVEVFEIL
- a CDS encoding DUF6447 family protein; the protein is MANLENKIKKLKFDNNEYNFDDLPENAKSLLNGLQTVDLQLKMYGDTINLLKVSKNSMLNDMKNILKDIQPID